In a single window of the Coprothermobacter proteolyticus DSM 5265 genome:
- the argS gene encoding arginine--tRNA ligase: protein MTDVIRTAITESTQKVFGLSTEDMPALDIQFTPDITMGDYAVPIGFVLAKKLRTAPEKIAQTIAENLQGPFRAEAVKGYVNVTMDDDWWLDRLSQGFISYPQYSGKVLVEYVSANPTGPIHIGHGRGAVVGSVLANLLDRVYDFADSEFYVNDAGEQIRKFCKSVEIRIRELKGEDVELPEDAYHGDYVVDIAKSILDRYNWDALSEDEQWNVLWNDAVDMMRKWHKETLEKLGVTMKVWTSERLIRQEGWPERVIQLLQDKGYAYEQDGALWFKSTIFGDDKDRVLVKSNGEYTYYLVDIAYHMEKIHRGYNVLINVWGADHIGHVPRMNAALTALGFPDCLTVVLVQTVRFWRQGVAVAMSKRKGEFLTLDELIDEIGKDAARIMFITRSVDATIDFDIEVAKQKAMDNPVYYIQYAYVRAKNILTRTEERQFGSSVGFDPHERTLLRLLNAFQERMVLAVRKLDPFVIESYAWELSDAFHKFYQFDRVIGSEYENARWKLVERFTEVMEELFTLLGIEKLERM, encoded by the coding sequence GTGACAGATGTTATCAGAACGGCTATTACTGAGAGTACTCAAAAAGTCTTTGGTTTGTCTACGGAAGACATGCCTGCACTGGATATACAATTTACGCCTGACATTACCATGGGTGATTATGCTGTGCCCATAGGTTTCGTGCTGGCAAAGAAGCTAAGAACTGCTCCTGAGAAAATTGCACAGACTATTGCGGAAAACCTCCAGGGTCCATTTCGGGCTGAAGCAGTTAAAGGCTATGTAAACGTGACCATGGACGATGATTGGTGGTTGGATCGCCTTTCGCAGGGATTCATTTCCTATCCACAGTATTCGGGTAAAGTGCTGGTGGAGTATGTTTCCGCAAACCCCACTGGTCCTATTCACATTGGACATGGCAGAGGAGCAGTAGTCGGTTCAGTACTTGCAAATTTGCTTGACCGAGTATATGACTTTGCTGACTCTGAATTCTACGTAAACGACGCTGGTGAGCAAATAAGAAAGTTCTGCAAAAGTGTGGAAATCAGGATAAGAGAGCTAAAGGGCGAAGATGTGGAACTGCCAGAAGATGCATACCATGGTGACTACGTTGTGGATATTGCAAAAAGCATTTTGGACCGTTACAACTGGGATGCATTGAGTGAGGACGAACAGTGGAATGTGCTGTGGAATGATGCTGTGGACATGATGCGTAAGTGGCACAAGGAAACCTTGGAAAAGTTGGGTGTAACCATGAAGGTGTGGACCAGTGAAAGGCTCATAAGACAGGAAGGATGGCCAGAAAGGGTCATTCAGTTGCTGCAGGACAAAGGCTACGCTTACGAACAAGATGGAGCCTTGTGGTTCAAGTCCACCATCTTTGGTGATGACAAAGACAGAGTGCTTGTGAAGAGTAATGGGGAGTACACCTACTACTTGGTGGACATTGCCTATCACATGGAAAAAATCCACCGGGGCTACAATGTACTCATAAACGTTTGGGGAGCCGATCACATAGGACACGTGCCACGCATGAACGCTGCTCTTACTGCTTTGGGGTTTCCTGATTGTTTAACGGTAGTACTGGTTCAGACGGTGAGGTTCTGGAGACAAGGCGTAGCTGTGGCTATGTCGAAGCGTAAGGGCGAGTTTCTTACTCTGGATGAACTCATAGATGAGATAGGGAAAGATGCAGCTCGAATCATGTTTATTACCAGATCAGTGGATGCCACTATTGACTTTGATATTGAGGTGGCCAAACAGAAAGCCATGGATAATCCAGTGTACTACATTCAATACGCTTATGTTCGTGCTAAAAACATATTGACGCGAACTGAGGAACGGCAATTCGGTAGCTCGGTTGGTTTTGACCCTCACGAAAGAACACTGCTTAGGCTTCTAAATGCTTTTCAAGAACGCATGGTTTTAGCAGTGAGAAAACTTGATCCATTTGTCATAGAAAGCTATGCTTGGGAATTGTCAGATGCTTTTCATAAGTTTTACCAGTTTGATAGAGTAATAGGCTCGGAATATGAGAATGCACGTTGGAAGCTGGTGGAACGATTCACGGAGGTCATGGAGGAATTGTTTACCTTGTTGGGTATTGAGAAGTTGGAGAGGATGTAA
- a CDS encoding CTP synthase — protein sequence MTNTKFVFVTGGVLSSVGKGIAAASMGMLFKARGYKVTAIKMDPYLNVDAGTMSPYQHGEVFVTEDGAETDLDLGHYERFLDENLSGKNNITSGKIYSQVITKERKGDYLGSTVQVIPHVTDAIKESILYGAQGADLAVVEIGGTVGDIESLPFLEAVRQLRRELGPNGSVVVHVTYVPILETTHEAKTKPTQHSVKELRSIGLQPDAIVLRSHTPLEKHVLEKTSLFCDVPLEGVINSYDVESVYDVPLLLEQEKLISVLEERLFGTTTEADLKKWKEMLSRQSERTLKVALVGKYVVLPDAYLSVIEAIRHAAMKLGVAAHVSLMSSDELEKCDDEQLSEKLSNMDALVVPGGFGARGIEGMVKVLRYARENKMPTLGLCLGMQVMSIEFARNVLGLKDANSTEFDPNTTYPVISLLPEQMQVRDLGGSMRLGAYPCTLVEGTRVHALYNKPVVFERHRHRFEFNNEFREAFENNGFQVSGLYEPKDLVEVLELKDHPFYVGVQYHPEFKSRPMVPHPLFLGLLSEAVAKASPVL from the coding sequence ATGACAAACACGAAGTTTGTTTTTGTTACAGGTGGAGTTTTGAGTTCTGTGGGAAAGGGTATAGCTGCTGCGTCCATGGGCATGTTGTTTAAGGCGCGCGGCTACAAAGTCACGGCCATAAAAATGGATCCTTACTTGAATGTGGATGCTGGGACCATGAGCCCTTATCAGCACGGTGAAGTTTTCGTGACTGAGGACGGAGCGGAGACCGATTTGGATCTGGGACACTATGAACGATTTCTGGACGAGAATCTGTCTGGCAAGAACAACATTACATCGGGCAAAATTTACTCGCAGGTAATTACCAAGGAGCGGAAAGGCGATTACCTTGGTTCTACGGTGCAGGTTATCCCGCATGTCACTGATGCCATAAAAGAGAGTATCCTTTATGGTGCTCAGGGTGCTGATTTAGCTGTGGTGGAGATTGGAGGAACGGTGGGCGACATTGAAAGCTTACCTTTCTTGGAAGCAGTGCGTCAGTTAAGGAGAGAGCTTGGGCCAAATGGAAGCGTGGTTGTCCATGTAACATATGTTCCCATTCTGGAGACCACGCATGAAGCTAAAACAAAACCTACACAGCATAGCGTGAAAGAGCTAAGATCAATTGGTCTTCAGCCTGATGCCATTGTTCTAAGGTCTCATACCCCGTTAGAGAAGCATGTCCTGGAGAAAACCTCGCTGTTTTGCGACGTACCCCTTGAAGGCGTGATAAACAGCTATGATGTGGAATCAGTGTACGACGTACCTTTACTCCTTGAGCAAGAAAAACTAATTAGTGTGTTAGAAGAAAGGCTGTTCGGTACTACAACAGAGGCGGATTTGAAAAAGTGGAAGGAAATGTTGTCTAGGCAATCTGAAAGGACACTAAAAGTGGCACTTGTAGGGAAGTATGTGGTACTTCCTGATGCTTACTTATCGGTTATAGAGGCAATAAGGCATGCTGCTATGAAACTGGGAGTAGCGGCTCACGTATCTCTGATGTCTTCAGACGAACTGGAGAAATGTGATGATGAGCAATTAAGCGAAAAACTCAGCAACATGGATGCTCTTGTAGTTCCTGGAGGGTTTGGGGCTAGGGGCATTGAAGGCATGGTTAAGGTGCTGCGGTACGCTAGGGAGAACAAGATGCCCACTTTGGGTCTGTGCTTGGGAATGCAGGTCATGTCAATTGAGTTTGCTCGCAACGTTTTGGGGCTAAAGGATGCTAACAGCACTGAATTTGATCCAAATACTACATATCCTGTAATCAGTTTGCTTCCTGAACAGATGCAAGTAAGAGATTTGGGAGGAAGTATGAGGCTCGGAGCTTACCCATGTACATTGGTTGAAGGGACACGAGTTCACGCCCTTTACAACAAACCGGTGGTATTTGAAAGACACAGGCATCGGTTCGAATTCAACAATGAATTTAGAGAAGCATTTGAAAATAACGGTTTCCAGGTTTCAGGTCTGTATGAACCGAAAGATTTGGTAGAAGTTCTGGAGCTGAAAGATCATCCGTTTTATGT